A genomic region of Desulfosarcina ovata subsp. ovata contains the following coding sequences:
- a CDS encoding rhodanese-like domain-containing protein, with protein sequence MAVKNGYKNVYWMRDGIKGWKKAGYQVVGDAKLLDDLIALNKNDFKALCLCEKDARKLKNCTFVDFRDNADYDKGHIKGANHVDYADMFSKPMMEELNKSNSLVIIHDDQAVAGVIAATLKLMDYPDVYILR encoded by the coding sequence TTGGCGGTTAAAAACGGCTATAAAAATGTATATTGGATGAGAGATGGTATCAAGGGCTGGAAAAAGGCAGGATACCAGGTTGTAGGTGATGCCAAGCTCCTCGATGACCTGATTGCCCTGAACAAAAATGATTTCAAAGCCCTCTGCCTCTGCGAAAAAGACGCAAGAAAACTGAAAAACTGTACTTTTGTCGACTTCAGGGATAATGCGGACTATGACAAAGGCCACATCAAGGGGGCCAATCATGTAGACTATGCTGATATGTTTTCCAAACCCATGATGGAAGAGTTGAATAAGAGCAATAGTTTAGTAATCATACATGATGACCAAGCTGTAGCAGGTGTCATTGCAGCAACACTTAAACTGATGGATTACCCTGATGTTTATATCCTTAGATGA
- a CDS encoding EthD family reductase, translating to MYEFFNFGAIIFINNKHVSMAQGKLGDALKKADVDQGLSGAEPGSQAVYLAMCHLYFDSVEDFQNSFGPNTEEFLADIPNFTNTQPIIQISEVKI from the coding sequence TTGTATGAATTTTTTAATTTTGGTGCGATCATTTTTATCAACAACAAACATGTTTCCATGGCTCAGGGGAAACTAGGGGATGCATTGAAAAAGGCTGATGTTGATCAAGGACTTAGTGGAGCGGAACCAGGATCACAAGCTGTTTATCTCGCTATGTGCCATCTTTATTTCGACTCGGTAGAGGATTTTCAAAATTCTTTTGGCCCGAATACTGAGGAATTTTTGGCTGATATTCCCAATTTTACCAATACTCAACCTATTATTCAAATAAGCGAAGTGAAAATTTAG
- a CDS encoding helix-turn-helix domain-containing protein has product MIEQVSEHFGISIANILFPGKHPQRVKARSVAAYLAVKRLGMDGTTVGRRMGVGQSTISRAVTREEKIMRELDISFP; this is encoded by the coding sequence ATGATTGAGCAGGTAAGCGAGCATTTCGGAATTTCCATTGCTAACATCCTGTTTCCAGGAAAGCATCCCCAGCGGGTTAAGGCCCGCAGCGTAGCGGCCTACCTTGCGGTGAAACGGTTAGGGATGGATGGAACAACGGTAGGACGGCGGATGGGAGTGGGGCAATCCACCATAAGTCGCGCGGTAACGCGGGAAGAAAAGATAATGCGTGAATTGGATATTTCTTTTCCTTAA
- a CDS encoding ISL3 family transposase translates to MKLLPYITSFVKDAAKSVKRISQQEFTSVADNTLTELLGIATLFVTMYALRREGDEDVLHLRCAHREEVALCPHCGALSTKVHQEEPRCVRHLDVWGKKTFLHFLSRRFECDQCGKVFTEELPFVDSHRRQSSAFEMRVYQSCLTSTRKDVAKREGLSQSTVKEIFNRLAALKKSVGVDGLTRVLGIDEISLKKRHKQFVLVISDISRKCILAVLPDREKQTLENWIESLSDQQKKAIRFVSIDMWAPYYQAACNKLPHAKVVVDRFHVMKQLNHRLTQLRTRFQRQCDPETQKILKGSRWLIVRNRSELSTKQADHLDQILELCPDLRALYLLKEEFRTIFEKVRCREKAARFLDVWCLKAERTGDKYLSKFCKTLKNWREQILNYFIERITNGFVEGTNNSLRAIIRMAFGYRNFNNFRIRVLAGLGDFHTNPR, encoded by the coding sequence ATGAAACTACTGCCGTACATAACATCATTTGTAAAGGACGCCGCAAAGTCCGTGAAACGAATTAGCCAGCAGGAATTCACAAGTGTCGCAGATAACACATTGACAGAATTGCTGGGCATAGCGACCTTGTTCGTTACTATGTATGCCCTTCGTCGCGAAGGGGATGAAGACGTGCTGCATCTTCGATGTGCCCATCGTGAAGAGGTTGCTTTGTGTCCCCATTGTGGGGCTCTTTCAACAAAAGTTCATCAGGAGGAGCCTCGTTGCGTACGACATTTGGATGTTTGGGGTAAAAAGACCTTTTTGCATTTCCTGTCCCGCCGTTTCGAATGTGATCAATGTGGTAAGGTTTTCACCGAGGAATTACCATTCGTTGATTCCCATCGTAGGCAATCTTCTGCTTTTGAGATGCGTGTCTATCAATCTTGCCTTACCAGTACACGTAAGGATGTTGCTAAACGTGAGGGGTTAAGCCAATCCACGGTTAAAGAGATCTTCAATCGTCTCGCGGCATTGAAAAAGAGTGTTGGCGTTGACGGCCTGACCCGGGTGCTGGGAATCGATGAAATTTCGCTTAAAAAACGCCACAAGCAATTCGTTCTCGTGATTTCGGATATTTCCAGAAAGTGCATTCTCGCAGTGCTGCCTGACAGGGAGAAACAGACACTGGAAAATTGGATCGAATCGCTGAGTGATCAACAAAAAAAGGCGATCCGATTTGTTTCCATCGATATGTGGGCGCCCTATTATCAAGCCGCTTGCAACAAGCTTCCCCATGCCAAGGTGGTGGTCGACCGGTTCCATGTGATGAAACAACTCAACCACCGTCTGACCCAACTTCGAACCAGATTTCAAAGGCAGTGCGATCCTGAAACACAAAAGATACTCAAGGGTAGCCGTTGGCTCATCGTGCGTAACCGATCCGAATTGTCGACAAAGCAAGCTGATCACTTGGATCAAATATTGGAATTGTGTCCTGATCTTCGCGCATTGTACCTTTTAAAGGAGGAGTTCCGCACGATTTTTGAGAAAGTCAGATGCAGAGAAAAGGCAGCCCGATTTCTTGATGTATGGTGTTTGAAGGCCGAACGTACAGGTGATAAATATCTTTCAAAGTTCTGTAAGACCTTGAAGAACTGGCGAGAGCAGATCTTAAATTACTTCATCGAAAGAATTACAAATGGGTTCGTTGAAGGTACCAATAATTCCCTCAGGGCTATTATACGCATGGCATTCGGCTACAGAAATTTCAACAACTTTAGGATACGGGTACTCGCAGGATTAGGTGATTTTCACACTAATCCGCGATGA
- a CDS encoding rhodanese-like domain-containing protein has protein sequence MHKKLFILIFSLHLVLVFAGLGIAAKVPAPDKGGDGFTAVTLEKAKQLFDEGVTVVACHSHTTDFMKGHPEGTIHITCLVPKDHKRVDMPLSEVDFDIAQLPSDKNTPIMTYCASGT, from the coding sequence ATGCACAAAAAACTGTTTATTCTAATTTTTTCCCTGCATTTGGTTCTTGTATTTGCAGGGCTTGGGATTGCGGCCAAAGTGCCAGCCCCTGATAAGGGGGGGGATGGCTTTACGGCTGTAACATTGGAAAAGGCAAAACAACTTTTTGATGAGGGAGTAACGGTTGTTGCCTGTCATAGCCATACGACCGATTTTATGAAAGGGCACCCAGAAGGAACCATTCATATAACCTGCCTGGTTCCAAAAGATCATAAAAGAGTCGATATGCCATTAAGTGAGGTAGATTTTGACATAGCGCAATTGCCCTCGGATAAAAATACGCCAATCATGACATATTGTGCGTCTGGTACGTGA
- a CDS encoding TonB-dependent receptor plug domain-containing protein: MEIPKCSLTCSIIRSNVYSSRVLVLKDGVPLNMAYGGSVSILNTLSLENIEKIEIVRGASSALYGSSAMGGVINIITKRPTKKLSGSVSFEGGSLDTYIGNASIGAGTDHYAFRASAGHKHTGGYEYYENEDWKDYYKKPENDLTNVSLGGDIWLGESLLRLDYEYLLEDSLTTTSTQYDSDQTNNDYMANWSVPLGSRFDLGIKAYYFDSDSTSEARKYSSATGRHATYYYDSSIPKDEYGALIQVDTEWGGHRLSLGSDLKWAECESEYAYAEGDRNFSGKQDFYSFFVNDEFAMAQDRLTLNVGVRYDSWENHSGEFYDTTTDSMITIDYPDKSEDAFSPRAGAAYKVNDKFKLRASFATGFKAPSLYDLYKSGPHGSTRFDLANPDLEAETMTWSYDVGFDAKPNEHLSINITFYQSRFKDFLGEKTLSADEVPSYFTPDEGMAVIQSVNLGRVDIYGVEAAVEYKFDSQWSVFVNHTYNVSTIESYPIFVTFFRKIAEEPRFLLHMKLFY; encoded by the coding sequence ATGGAAATTCCGAAATGCTCGCTTACCTGCTCAATCATCCGCTCAAACGTATACAGCTCCCGGGTATTGGTGCTCAAGGACGGGGTCCCCCTGAACATGGCCTATGGCGGTTCGGTGTCGATCCTGAACACACTGTCTCTGGAAAACATCGAGAAGATCGAAATCGTGCGGGGCGCTTCCTCGGCGCTTTACGGATCCAGTGCCATGGGCGGCGTGATCAATATCATCACCAAGCGGCCCACCAAGAAACTGTCGGGTAGCGTCAGCTTCGAGGGTGGCAGCCTGGATACCTATATCGGCAACGCCTCCATCGGCGCGGGCACCGACCATTACGCGTTCAGGGCGTCGGCCGGCCATAAGCACACCGGCGGTTATGAGTACTACGAAAATGAGGACTGGAAGGACTATTATAAAAAACCGGAAAACGATCTGACCAATGTATCCCTCGGCGGCGATATCTGGCTGGGAGAATCCCTGCTGCGGCTGGATTACGAGTACCTTCTGGAAGACTCGCTGACCACCACAAGTACCCAATACGACAGTGATCAGACCAACAACGACTACATGGCCAATTGGAGCGTGCCCTTGGGCAGCCGCTTCGACCTTGGCATCAAAGCCTACTATTTCGACAGCGATAGCACCTCCGAGGCCCGCAAATACAGCAGCGCAACGGGCAGACATGCAACCTACTATTACGATTCGTCGATCCCCAAGGACGAATATGGCGCCCTGATCCAGGTCGATACGGAATGGGGGGGACACCGGCTGAGCCTGGGCAGCGATTTGAAATGGGCCGAATGCGAATCCGAATACGCCTATGCCGAGGGTGATCGCAATTTCAGCGGAAAACAAGATTTCTACTCCTTTTTCGTCAATGACGAATTTGCCATGGCCCAGGACCGCCTGACCCTGAACGTGGGCGTGCGCTATGACAGTTGGGAAAATCATTCCGGCGAATTCTACGACACCACCACGGATTCGATGATAACCATCGACTATCCTGATAAATCCGAAGATGCCTTTTCTCCGCGGGCCGGTGCCGCATATAAAGTCAACGATAAATTCAAGTTGCGCGCCTCCTTCGCCACCGGTTTCAAGGCACCGTCCCTGTATGACCTGTATAAATCCGGTCCCCACGGATCGACCCGCTTCGATCTGGCCAATCCGGATTTGGAGGCGGAAACCATGACCTGGTCCTACGATGTCGGATTCGATGCCAAGCCCAACGAACATCTTTCCATTAACATTACTTTCTACCAAAGCCGCTTCAAGGATTTCCTCGGGGAAAAGACGCTTTCGGCGGACGAGGTGCCGAGCTATTTCACGCCGGACGAAGGCATGGCGGTAATTCAATCCGTCAACCTGGGTCGGGTGGACATTTACGGTGTCGAGGCTGCTGTCGAGTATAAATTCGACAGTCAGTGGTCGGTATTCGTCAACCACACCTATAACGTTTCCACCATCGAATCCTATCCCATCTTTGTCACTTTTTTCCGGAAAATTGCTGAAGAACCGCGTTTTTTACTACATATGAAATTATTTTATTAA